The following coding sequences lie in one Eubacterium ventriosum genomic window:
- a CDS encoding suppressor of fused domain protein encodes MQYKKYIFKILHNEIKLTPKVFSFADDTNQNSIDIYIGENRPDIGINTYSTIGLSKYPIDLICEDGREIRVEYIGMCNSDFHEFSNIVASCAFNIIKDNYICKPGMVAVDAIADYCDELEMKHIYYTVPIFWENLQGIEYDNKIINWLYMVPISDKELEYINEYGDEKFEELLEEKNINVFDIYRKSIL; translated from the coding sequence ATGCAATATAAAAAATATATTTTTAAAATACTTCATAATGAAATAAAACTTACCCCTAAAGTTTTTTCTTTTGCAGATGATACAAATCAAAATAGTATTGATATTTATATTGGAGAAAATAGACCAGATATAGGAATTAACACTTACTCCACTATCGGATTATCAAAGTATCCAATTGATTTAATTTGTGAGGATGGGAGAGAAATAAGAGTTGAGTATATTGGAATGTGCAATAGTGATTTTCATGAATTTTCAAATATTGTGGCGTCGTGTGCATTCAATATTATAAAAGATAATTACATATGCAAACCGGGAATGGTTGCGGTTGACGCGATTGCAGACTATTGTGATGAGTTAGAAATGAAACATATATATTATACTGTTCCTATATTTTGGGAAAATCTACAGGGAATAGAATATGATAATAAAATTATAAATTGGCTATATATGGTGCCAATTTCAGATAAAGAACTAGAATACATTAACGAGTATGGAGATGAAAAGTTTGAGGAATTATTAGAAGAAAAAAATATTAACGTGTTTGACATATATAGAAAATCAATATTATAA